In a single window of the Diospyros lotus cultivar Yz01 chromosome 10, ASM1463336v1, whole genome shotgun sequence genome:
- the LOC127811030 gene encoding senescence-specific cysteine protease SAG39-like — protein sequence MGSQSPSKCSIICLGLLFIWATLATQAASRSLQQQEEEEAMYQLRHEQWMARYGREYKDADEKAKRYRIFKANVERIESFNKAGHSGYKLGVNQFADLTNDEFKLRNRFKSHVCSTVAPSFRYQNVTAVPATVDWRKKGAVTAIKDQGQCGCCWAFSAVAAMEGNNQLTTGKLISLSEQELVDCDTSGEDQGCNGGLMDDAFKFIKQNEGLTTEANYPYQGTDGTCNKNKAGNHAAKINGYEDVPANSESALQKAVANQPVSVAIDAGGSDFQFYSSGVFTGECGTELDHGVTAVGYGTDGDGTKYWLVKNSWGTSWGEEGYIRMQRGIAAKEGLCGIAKMASYPTA from the exons ATGGGTTCCCAAAGCCCCAGCAAGTGCAGCATCATCTGCCTGGGTTTGTTGTTCATTTGGGCAACGTTGGCCACCCAAGCAGCTTCTCGCTCGCTTCAGcagcaggaggaggaggaagccATGTACCAGCTGAGACACGAGCAGTGGATGGCTCGGTATGGGCGGGAGTACAAGGATGCTGATGAGAAGGCGAAACGTTACAGGATATTCAAGGCCAATGTGGAACGCATCGAGTCGTTTAATAAGGCAGGCCACAGTGGGTACAAGTTAGGAGTGAATCAATTTGCAGATCTTACGAATGACGAGTTCAAATTGCGAAACAGGTTCAAGAGCCATGTCTGTTCCACTGTTGCGCCGTCTTTCAGATACCAAAACGTGACTGCAGTTCCAGCCACCGTGGACTGGAGGAAGAAAGGAGCAGTAACCGCGATCAAGGACCAAGGCCAGTGTG GATGTTGTTGGGCGTTTTCAGCTGTGGCAGCCATGGAAGGAAATAACCAGCTAACAACTGGCAAGCTCATCTCCCTGTCCGAGCAAGAGCTTGTCGACTGTGACACTTCAGGCGAAGATCAGGGCTGCAATGGTGGCCTCATGGATGATGCCTTTAAGTTCATCAAACAAAACGAAGGACTCACAACTGAAGCAAACTATCCGTACCAGGGTACAGACGGCACTTGCAACAAGAACAAAGCCGGAAACCACGCAGCCAAGATAAATGGGTACGAAGACGTGCCTGCAAACAGTGAGAGTGCCCTTCAAAAGGCCGTTGCTAATCAGCCAGTCTCGGTCGCCATCGATGCTGGGGGCTCTGACTTCCAATTCTACTCGAGTGGAGTCTTTACGGGAGAGTGTGGGACTGAGCTAGACCACGGCGTCACCGCCGTTGGCTATGGTACCGACGGGGATGGGACTAAGTATTGGCTCGTGAAGAACTCATGGGGCACATCATGGGGAGAAGAAGGGTACATAAGGATGCAGAGAGGCATTGCCGCCAAAGAAGGCCTTTGTGGCATTGCCAAGATGGCCTCATACCCCACTGCATGA